One segment of Candidatus Thorarchaeota archaeon DNA contains the following:
- a CDS encoding nucleotidyltransferase domain-containing protein, with the protein MFSRVAIVGNLLNESVREKVLKEITPTDEEIRNQEEMIAKLSTQLRRYSKRLGIDYESIEAHGSTGKKQTQLRGSSDIDLFVILNPDDYRRIISMPQDKRDRQISQLLDGFVDNWFYPALEKLEPTKIQKTYSDHPYLSLQLQGQEIDVVSCFRLSKEEIASEGPITAVDRTLHHTDYILQHLKGDMRSDIRILKSFVRAAHVYGDKCAVGRMGFTGYALELLVTEFGDFEGAVERIRILEKNPVDPANRSLHELRGKQEFHDDYIFIIDPTDFNRNVASSFDSRGYKWLKLRCKELTKAAEEIEENRLIQFLLEEKIPIEPLPDWLKPHSLAVEFQSKQTVHYTILRDKLYKVTSKIVIRMENERTGEKRFGKTIGELYFEKNRYAIGFLVERDSISSEYDRKGPPVDMEEACREFSKANSNVFEQQGYLWSKEKREFKSADAFLEHLIKEESIDGLERVQKSTVSDRVLNTLYRYVMQVEDFPVEKR; encoded by the coding sequence TTGTTTTCTCGGGTCGCAATAGTGGGTAATCTACTGAACGAATCTGTTAGAGAAAAAGTTCTGAAGGAAATAACACCCACAGACGAAGAAATACGTAATCAGGAAGAGATGATAGCGAAACTATCTACACAACTGAGAAGGTATAGCAAGAGACTAGGAATAGACTATGAATCAATAGAAGCCCATGGCTCCACGGGGAAGAAACAGACACAACTTAGAGGCTCTTCAGATATTGATTTATTCGTGATTCTGAATCCGGACGATTACCGCCGGATTATCTCTATGCCCCAAGATAAACGAGACAGACAAATTTCCCAATTATTAGATGGATTTGTTGACAACTGGTTTTATCCAGCATTAGAGAAACTTGAACCAACTAAAATTCAAAAGACTTACTCAGATCATCCTTATCTTTCGCTCCAGTTGCAGGGACAAGAGATTGATGTTGTTTCTTGTTTCAGATTATCAAAAGAGGAGATTGCCTCAGAAGGGCCAATAACAGCAGTAGACAGAACACTTCATCATACCGACTATATCCTCCAGCATTTGAAGGGAGACATGCGTTCAGATATTCGGATACTCAAGTCATTTGTTAGGGCTGCACATGTCTACGGAGACAAATGTGCAGTTGGAAGAATGGGGTTCACAGGTTATGCCCTTGAGCTCCTGGTCACGGAGTTTGGTGATTTCGAAGGAGCAGTAGAACGAATAAGAATTCTGGAGAAGAATCCCGTCGACCCGGCAAATAGATCCCTCCATGAACTGAGGGGAAAACAGGAATTCCATGATGACTACATTTTCATCATTGACCCAACCGATTTCAACAGAAATGTAGCATCAAGTTTTGATTCCAGAGGCTACAAGTGGCTGAAGCTGCGCTGTAAAGAGTTGACCAAGGCTGCAGAAGAAATCGAAGAGAACAGGTTGATACAATTTCTACTTGAAGAAAAAATCCCTATAGAACCATTGCCAGATTGGCTCAAGCCACACTCTCTTGCTGTCGAGTTTCAGTCCAAACAGACGGTACACTACACAATTCTAAGAGATAAGTTGTACAAGGTTACGAGCAAAATCGTCATCCGGATGGAAAACGAAAGAACAGGTGAAAAACGGTTCGGAAAGACAATAGGAGAGTTGTATTTCGAGAAGAATCGTTACGCCATTGGTTTCTTGGTTGAAAGAGACAGTATTTCATCCGAATATGACCGAAAAGGGCCACCAGTAGATATGGAAGAAGCTTGTAGGGAGTTTTCCAAAGCGAATTCCAATGTCTTTGAACAGCAGGGGTATCTGTGGTCCAAAGAAAAGAGAGAATTCAAGTCTGCAGATGCGTTCTTAGAGCACTTGATAAAAGAGGAGAGCATAGATGGGCTCGAACGGGTGCAGAAATCCACTGTGTCAGATAGAGTTTTGAATACGCTCTATCGTTATGTCATGCAAGTAGAGGACTTCCCAGTTGAAAAGCGGTGA
- a CDS encoding NUDIX domain-containing protein: MAIITPIAITILKCKGSYLFIKRNRSPYENLFSFVGGKVEPGEHIKEAAIREVTEETKAIYVKQYEYLGVVSERLVDSEGNLLDHFLIFVNSAVIQSFQEKHREGAMALFSVDDIRQKKDAFLPSDWQMFMTFEVDDTISRTFEAELVHLESGYTLEYFRKV, encoded by the coding sequence GTGGCCATTATCACTCCCATTGCCATTACAATTCTGAAATGCAAAGGGTCCTATCTTTTTATCAAACGGAACAGGTCTCCATATGAGAATCTGTTTAGTTTTGTTGGAGGCAAAGTCGAACCAGGTGAGCATATCAAAGAAGCTGCAATTAGGGAAGTAACAGAGGAGACTAAGGCAATATATGTAAAGCAGTATGAATACCTTGGAGTAGTCTCTGAACGACTTGTTGATTCGGAAGGTAACCTCTTGGACCATTTCTTAATTTTTGTTAACAGTGCAGTGATTCAGAGTTTCCAGGAAAAACATCGCGAAGGAGCAATGGCCCTCTTTAGTGTGGATGATATTAGGCAGAAAAAAGATGCATTCCTGCCCAGTGACTGGCAAATGTTCATGACCTTTGAAGTGGATGATACAATATCTCGCACATTCGAGGCCGAGCTTGTCCATCTAGAATCTGGTTATACATTGGAATATTTTCGGAAGGTATAG
- a CDS encoding ABC transporter ATP-binding protein, with protein sequence MANPILRAEEVNKEYGSGKKTVAALKNVNIEVTPGEFVAVHGPSGCGKSTLLHVMAGLEQPTSGRILIDGVDVTLVSERDLPRLRAQKIGFVFQSFLLIEDLTSFENVQSVLWPDDEMNKKNQESKALRVLREVDMLERKDHFPRQLSGGEQQRVAIARALVNDPPILFCDEPTGNLDSESGESIMKIIAKLNKDKGMTVILVTHDRSLAKFAQRILHMKDGVITSDK encoded by the coding sequence ATGGCGAATCCAATCTTGAGAGCAGAAGAAGTAAACAAAGAATATGGGTCAGGTAAGAAGACAGTAGCCGCATTGAAAAATGTGAATATTGAGGTGACGCCTGGTGAATTTGTCGCAGTACATGGACCATCTGGATGTGGTAAATCTACCCTATTACACGTTATGGCCGGTTTAGAGCAACCAACTTCAGGACGTATTCTCATTGACGGCGTTGATGTCACATTGGTCAGTGAAAGAGACCTTCCACGCCTGAGAGCCCAAAAAATCGGATTTGTCTTTCAATCATTTCTCCTAATCGAGGATTTAACATCCTTTGAAAACGTACAATCAGTTCTCTGGCCTGATGACGAAATGAATAAGAAGAACCAGGAATCCAAGGCGCTCCGAGTCTTGCGAGAAGTGGATATGTTAGAACGCAAAGACCATTTCCCACGCCAACTGAGCGGTGGTGAGCAGCAACGAGTGGCTATAGCTCGTGCACTTGTCAATGATCCACCGATTCTCTTCTGTGATGAGCCAACTGGCAATCTCGACTCGGAGAGTGGCGAGAGTATCATGAAAATTATTGCCAAGCTCAACAAGGATAAGGGAATGACGGTGATTCTAGTTACACATGATAGAAGCTTGGCAAAATTCGCCCAGAGAATTCTCCACATGAAAGATGGCGTAATCACTTCTGACAAGTAG
- a CDS encoding M42 family metallopeptidase, giving the protein MSTMDLDIDFLEKLCNAFGPSGFEQEAQRIARDYGQEFADEVMYDRMGSVIFKRGDSGPKIMLAGHVDEIGFVVTEIKKNGFLKFHSLGGWWDQTLLTQEVVIKPSEGDDKIIGVIGAPPPHVLDAETRKKPVKLKDMYIDIGCSSNEEVEELGIRVGNPAVPHASFRTMKRTRKEKDEDNEEETTRETTVAVAKAFDDRIGVFIVVEVLRCLSTNNLDHPNTVYAVSTAQEEVGLRGARTAAQMIKPDLGFALDVDISGDVPGAKDLVQKMGNGVSISAGDGSMIPNPRFRKFVLDIAEEIGVKHQPAFLRSGGTDAGIIHITGMGAPSLFIGIPTRHIHSHHGMLDFNDVENAVTLLVEVIQRLDEETAKSFTKL; this is encoded by the coding sequence ATCTCAACCATGGACTTGGACATAGACTTTCTAGAGAAACTTTGTAACGCCTTTGGACCTAGCGGATTTGAACAGGAAGCACAAAGAATTGCGAGAGATTACGGTCAAGAATTTGCGGATGAAGTCATGTATGATCGGATGGGATCTGTGATTTTCAAACGCGGCGATTCTGGACCGAAAATCATGCTTGCAGGACATGTAGATGAGATAGGATTCGTCGTTACCGAGATAAAGAAGAACGGATTCTTGAAGTTCCATAGCCTTGGTGGTTGGTGGGATCAGACTCTCCTAACTCAAGAGGTTGTCATTAAACCGTCTGAAGGTGATGATAAGATAATAGGCGTCATTGGGGCGCCTCCACCACATGTACTTGACGCTGAGACGCGAAAGAAACCAGTCAAACTAAAGGATATGTATATTGATATTGGCTGCAGTTCAAATGAGGAAGTGGAAGAATTAGGTATCAGAGTGGGTAATCCTGCCGTCCCTCATGCAAGCTTTCGCACAATGAAGCGGACCAGAAAAGAGAAGGATGAGGATAATGAGGAAGAGACAACCCGTGAAACTACCGTCGCTGTCGCAAAGGCTTTTGATGATAGGATTGGCGTTTTCATTGTTGTGGAGGTCTTACGTTGCCTTAGTACTAATAACCTGGATCATCCCAATACTGTCTATGCTGTATCAACTGCACAGGAGGAAGTGGGTCTTCGGGGCGCCAGAACTGCTGCACAGATGATAAAGCCTGACTTAGGATTCGCACTTGATGTTGACATTTCTGGTGATGTTCCTGGTGCAAAGGATCTTGTCCAGAAGATGGGCAACGGCGTGTCTATCTCTGCTGGTGATGGTTCAATGATACCTAACCCTCGCTTCAGGAAGTTCGTCTTAGACATCGCTGAGGAAATTGGGGTGAAACACCAGCCAGCGTTTTTGAGAAGTGGCGGTACAGATGCCGGTATAATCCACATAACTGGAATGGGAGCACCTTCTCTGTTTATTGGCATCCCAACTAGGCACATTCACTCTCATCATGGTATGCTTGATTTCAACGATGTGGAAAACGCTGTCACGCTACTCGTTGAAGTTATTCAGCGACTTGATGAAGAAACCGCGAAAAGTTTCACCAAGCTATAG
- a CDS encoding ribbon-helix-helix protein, CopG family yields MDLITVKMNQLYIKSLDKLVEMGMYPSRSEAIRVAIRDLLQKELWPEEGMPAKRKLRAEASE; encoded by the coding sequence ATGGACCTAATCACAGTGAAGATGAACCAGCTTTATATCAAATCGTTGGACAAACTTGTCGAAATGGGAATGTATCCATCACGTAGTGAAGCTATACGAGTAGCGATTCGAGATTTGCTGCAGAAAGAACTATGGCCTGAAGAAGGGATGCCAGCAAAACGAAAGCTACGGGCCGAAGCATCTGAATAG
- a CDS encoding GTP-binding protein has translation MSSSAKDFHYVRKVVMIGSGGSGKTALVNRFLTNRFTEQYIVTIGSQFAVKVMPVNDSTGNERRVKLLIWDLAGQKRFDFIRNSYYRGAKGALLVFDTTRQNTFRVLDNWIAETEKALNKSIPIIILANKIDLENKRVVSSEDGRKYVEEKGLAGYLETSALTGQNVERAFEMLGENVIP, from the coding sequence GTGTCAAGTTCAGCCAAGGATTTCCACTACGTACGGAAAGTTGTGATGATTGGATCTGGTGGTAGCGGCAAAACCGCTCTAGTTAACCGCTTTCTAACGAACCGATTTACCGAGCAATACATAGTGACAATTGGAAGTCAATTTGCGGTTAAGGTGATGCCGGTAAATGATTCAACTGGCAATGAGAGAAGAGTCAAGCTACTAATATGGGACCTGGCTGGTCAGAAGCGATTCGATTTTATCCGGAATAGCTACTACCGCGGAGCAAAAGGTGCCTTGCTTGTATTCGACACTACTCGCCAAAACACGTTTCGAGTACTTGATAACTGGATTGCAGAAACGGAGAAAGCTTTGAACAAGTCTATTCCCATTATCATACTTGCTAACAAGATTGACTTAGAAAACAAACGTGTAGTTAGTTCCGAAGATGGTCGAAAATATGTTGAAGAGAAGGGATTGGCTGGATATCTGGAGACAAGTGCCCTAACTGGCCAAAATGTTGAAAGAGCTTTCGAAATGCTTGGTGAAAATGTGATACCGTGA